In Tachysurus vachellii isolate PV-2020 chromosome 24, HZAU_Pvac_v1, whole genome shotgun sequence, the sequence agaaaaataaagctaacAGTTTCTTGTGCATAACGTACAGTTATGGCCTGTACTTAAAAATATGGGCCAAAATGTGTTTAGGCTCATTCGTGTCAATTCAGAGAATGGCAAATAAACTGTGGGAAAGACGTTTTGAATCCTGGCTTAAAAGGTCAAAATGCATTACTTGTGTAGAATTAAAAATGTGGTGCCATTGAGGGATGCTAAGGGTGCCAAGCCAGTgtacagcacaataacacacactcacacacctgtttacatgcttttcCTGATGCCATTTCTTTGGCCTCaaaggaaggaaagaggaaggaaaccagagtacccagatgAAACCCATGAATCACAAAAGTGGGAATTCAAACCAATCCGCATAGGTGAGAAACATACATGCTAAACACCAAGCCTTATGTCAAAACCTAGTGAAATTTAACTGTTTAAtgcatttatctttatttagatTTGTATGTTTTAACATTATATTAACAAGTACTTAGAGTAGCAATGTTTATCTGGGACTAAGCTTCTATTGCTTTCCTAATTATATACTTGATGGCACTGCACATGGCAGCCATGGTGCTTGTACACCAACGATTGCACCTGTACACCAACAACTGCACCTGTACACCAACGACTGCatctctaatgacccctctgtcaagctcctgaagtttgcagacgacactACACTCATTGGCCTCATCAAGGACGGAGACGAGTCTGTCTACAGACATGAGGTTAAAGAGCTGGGTGTTTGGTACAACTTGGAGCTCAACACACTCAAAACAGTgaagatgatagtggacttcaggagaaacccccctgcacTCCCCCACTCACCAACATGGACAGCACTGTCTCTGCAGTAAAGGCAATTAAGTTCCTGGGCTCCACTATCTCCAAGGACCTGAAGTAGGACACTCACATGAACACCATTGTAAAAAAGACCCAACAAAGGATGTACTTCCTTAGCCAGTTGAAGAAGTTtaacctgccacaggagctgctgaaacagttctactcaGCCGTCATTGAGTCTGTTTTGTGCTCAATAATAACCAAACAAAACTTTTACCATCTGGTCGGCGCTACAGAGCCACAAATCCCAGCACAACCAggcacaagaacagtttcttccccagAAGAACataaacagttaaatgttccccCATTACGCAAGAACAATGTCACCTTACATTTATCTGTTACCATCTCCATTGTAGTACATCCCTTAATCTCATTGTATTCTTTTCCATTCTCTCATCTATAGCACATCTGtgcatacaatttatttatttattttttgtctatatgtatttacatatgtgtattttatttgatattgtatatgtgtgttgttgttgttgttgtctctgtgtactggaagcTTAGACACAAACAAATTCCGTACTTGTCAATAAAGCTCCTTATAATCCTTATTCTAACTGTTTGAGCGCGCCATCTGCTGGATGACGCGGATATTACATATTTCTTCATCCTGGAGACGTCATCGTCTGTATCCAAGCCTCCGTACCGTATCTGAGGGAAACGACCATCATCAGTATATCCGCGCTGCTACTGCGTCAGGCCTCCATCGTCGTCTTCAAGGTCGGAAATGACATAAATACAGCATATTTTCTCACATATAAACGTTTACTGCTCGTATCTTCGATTTAAATAGCTTAATTTACTGCGCGCGTGCGTTTATGGGTCTCTGTGTGAGAGAAATTGTAAATACAGCCTTCTAAGGTGTCGGTTCAGTTTCTTTATTCCAATGTCTGATATGAATAAAACACCCCTGTtgcttttgtatgttttttatttatttatttgtattattccAAACATGACCTAAAAACGTTATCCAGTGTCCTCGCGCGCCACGTTGCGACTGTTTAGATGCGCGAGGCGCAATGTCTTTTGCATGCTCACCGTCGTGTtgcatgtttattatatatgacAGTTAACGTTAAGAACTAACTTGCCGTTAGATAGTCGGTTAACAGGTGATTTGAAGCTCGGTGCACGACACGAAACATATTTCGGTGTATAAAATAGCCGAAGTGAAGCGCGTGCACGTTTGGGTTGTTTAGGATTAGAGTTTGCCGCATAGGTAGCTCGCGCGCTTTGTTACCTAGACAACGCAACGGCTGAGGAAAACATGGCCGGcaattttttttcagctttcgGCTTTTATGCGAGGCCTAAATACGACTGTTTAAAGCATTTCCAGTGATAAAGTCAAATACATCAAGATATTCGGATGGTTAGGAAAGGCCCAAATGTTTAATTTGTGGAGAATTCCTCAGGGAAATGAcacaaggaaaacaaaataacagtcTCATTGTTTATCACATTGTGTCTCATATGTTTTGGACGGTGTAGGTTtataaaattgttttgttttctaaaataagttTTTTGAGGAATATTTCTTATAAGCAGACAAAAGTTGTGGACTCGTTTTTTTTAGATTTCCCAGGATCTAAACTGAAATGTTCATCACACAACAAGCCAAGTTGTCCTAATGATATCTGCTGCTTTAATACTATTGATGCTTTTTGTAGGCCTCAGAATTTTGGAATCTACCACTATTTTTTGATATATTGCTGATGTCGATGATAAAGATATGAATATCTGTAAGATTTGTTATCAGAATCCTCACAGAAATGTTGTATGTTGTAAAATGTGACCAGCTTCCAGCAGACGATACACAATCAGAGATGGTCAAGTTGGTAGACCATATTTAATTGGTTGGTAGACCATGTATAATtactattttaatgtttttccaGTCTTAAGGCTGGTAACAcctcattgtttttatttattgggCAATCATTACATTATGAATAAAGTATTTAGCATGTACCATTAATGATTCAATTTGTGTCTTCTAATGTCTTGTATCTTAGACCCGTCTGTAATCTAACAAACCCAAAGCAATGGGAAAGGAAAAGCTACACATCAATATAGTGGTCATTGGCCATGTGGATTCTGGGAAGTCCACCACCACTGGACACCTCATTTACAAGTGTGGTGGCATTGACAAGAGGACCATTGAAAAGTTTGAAAAGGAGGCTGCTGAGGTGAAACACTCGGATCAGaatattaaatagatttatgATACATAGATTTTATTCACTTAtagtcttgattttttttagaacagaTTGCACCTTCAGTTTAGCAATTATATCAATATCGAAAATTTCTTCTTGGTTAaaccaaaaatatttaacaacaaatctgaattttcttttgtaaatttcAGATGGGTAAAGGTTCTTTTAAGTATGCATGGGTTCTGGATAAGCTGAAGGCTGAGCGGGAGCGGGGTATCACAATCGATATTTCCCTCTGGAAGTTTGAGACCAGCAAGTACTACGTCACCATCATTGATGCCCCGGGACACAGAGACTTTATTAAGAACATGATCACTGGTACCTCACAGGTCTGTTTCAGGGAAATGGAGTTTGATGAAATTTTGTAGCAACATTCCTTGGTAAATAGGTTTAAGATTACGTTTAGTAGAACATTGAATTCCTCTCTTATTTTGTCTGTGAGCACAGGCGGACTGTGCCGTACTGATCGTGGCAGCAGGCGTGGGCGAGTTTGAAGCTGGCATCTCAAAGAACGGTCAGACCCGAGAGCATGCCCTGCTGGCGTACACGCTCGGTGTGAAACAGCTGATTGTTGGCGTGAACAAGATGGACTCCACAGAACCTAATTACAGTCAGAAACGCTATGAGGAGATTGTGAAGGAAGTCAGCACCTACATCAAGAAGATTGGCTACAACCCTGACACAGTGGCCTTTGTGCCAATATCTGGCTGGAATGGAGATAACATGCTCGAGGCTAGCCCAAATGTTAGTAGAATACAGTGCATGAATAAATTCAAGTTATTAATCAAACCTATACAATGCAGCATGACGTCACGTTTACTACGGACCAGAAAACGTCTGCTACATAATCGACTGTATGGTTGGTATTTATGTGTATGCTTTTCACAGATGACCTGGTTTAAAGGCTGGAAGATCAACCGCAAAGAAGGGAGCGTCTCAGGAACGACTCTGTTGGAGGCCCTGGATGCCATTCAGCCTCCAACGCGGCCAACTGACAAACCACTGCGCCTCCCACTCCAGGATGTTTACAAGATTGGAGGTGAGGTTACACATATGTCAGCCCAGACAGGAGGACTTTTTCAGCGCTAACATGTTTAGTCATCCATGTGAATATTGTAGCAACTAGTTTCACTGCAAATGATATCACATTCCCCAATGCTGCATTCAGAGAATTCTGGAAATCTGTGCTTTCGCAGGTATCGGTACAGTCCCGGTCGGTCGTGTTGAGACCGGCATGTTGAAACCCGGCATGGTCGTGACATTTGCCCCTGTGAACGTGACCACTGAGGTTAAATCTGTAGAGATGCATCATGAGGCCTTGTCTGAGGCACTGCCAGGTGATAACGTCGGATTTAATGTGAAAAACGTCTCCGTTAAGGATATCCGTCGTGGGAACGTTGCGGGAGATAGCAAGAATGACCCACCACAAGAAGCTGCTAGCTTCACAGCACAGGTGAGCAGATGACATTTGATACTTTGTAAAAAGACAAACTTGCCATTTTTGGAAGAGAACCATGTGATTTTGGACCCATTAGATTCATCTACTGTTTTGTTGTACATGAAGGTCATAATCCTGAACCACCCCGGCCAGATCAGTGCTGGTTATGCTCCAGTGCTGGACTGCCACACGGCCCACATTGCCTGCAAGTTT encodes:
- the eef1a1b gene encoding elongation factor 1-alpha 1b, coding for MGKEKLHINIVVIGHVDSGKSTTTGHLIYKCGGIDKRTIEKFEKEAAEMGKGSFKYAWVLDKLKAERERGITIDISLWKFETSKYYVTIIDAPGHRDFIKNMITGTSQADCAVLIVAAGVGEFEAGISKNGQTREHALLAYTLGVKQLIVGVNKMDSTEPNYSQKRYEEIVKEVSTYIKKIGYNPDTVAFVPISGWNGDNMLEASPNMTWFKGWKINRKEGSVSGTTLLEALDAIQPPTRPTDKPLRLPLQDVYKIGGIGTVPVGRVETGMLKPGMVVTFAPVNVTTEVKSVEMHHEALSEALPGDNVGFNVKNVSVKDIRRGNVAGDSKNDPPQEAASFTAQVIILNHPGQISAGYAPVLDCHTAHIACKFAELKEKIDRRSGKKLEDNPKSLKSGDAAIVDMIPGKPMCVESFSEYPPLGRFAVRDMRQTVAVGVIKGVEKKTSTSGKITKSAQKAQKNK